A window from Fundidesulfovibrio soli encodes these proteins:
- a CDS encoding universal stress protein yields MEVRTILWPTDLSPGSLKASGHVLSLAEKYGALVVVMYVSVDLCSYFPAYGNYPSPNMIQEFQGWEVEQAKLKLEHICGEALKGCPRLKIHLVSGEPAAEILKAIDTEKADLVVMTSRGHGLGARPGGETGLGRVAREILELSKVPVHIVRP; encoded by the coding sequence ATGGAAGTACGCACCATCCTCTGGCCCACTGACCTCTCTCCCGGCTCCCTCAAGGCGTCGGGGCACGTTCTCTCCCTGGCCGAGAAATACGGCGCCCTCGTGGTGGTCATGTACGTCAGCGTGGACCTCTGCTCCTATTTCCCGGCCTACGGCAACTACCCCAGCCCGAACATGATCCAGGAGTTCCAGGGCTGGGAGGTGGAGCAGGCCAAGCTCAAGCTGGAGCATATCTGCGGCGAGGCCCTGAAGGGCTGCCCAAGGCTCAAGATCCACCTGGTTTCGGGCGAGCCCGCGGCCGAGATCCTCAAAGCCATCGACACCGAGAAGGCCGACCTGGTCGTCATGACCAGCCGGGGCCATGGCCTGGGGGCCAGGCCGGGCGGGGAGACGGGGCTGGGGCGCGTGGCAAGGGAAATCCTGGAGCTGTCCAAGGTCCCCGTGCATATCGTGCGGCCCT